The DNA region AAAAGCATAAACTAAAATGCATGAAATTATCATGCCAATAATCGCACCTTTTATGGCAATTGTTCTACCAAATAAAAACATATCTCTAAAACAAGATGTAAAGCAAATTTGTCCTCTTGAGATGATAAATCCAAAGATAAATCCAAAAAGTAGGGCAATTGGAAGCATACTTTTTGTATTTTTTACATTAAGCTCAGGAGCATTTATAAACATATAAAAAAACCACCCTAAAAATAATATAAATATTACAATTCCAAAAATAAAATGTCTTTTTGCTCTTTTTTTATCTATTTTTAATCCTTGACCTTTGCCAGTTGCTAAGCGAAGTAATTTTGCTTTTGGTTTAAAAAACTCTATATTTAGGAGTTTTACAGCTACATAAATTCCTGCTATCATTGATATTGTAAAAAACCAAGTATGAAGCGAGAAATAAGGAAGTCCGGTAAAAAAGTTAGCTAAATTACACCCGTATGCAAGTCTTGCACCAAAACCTGTTAAAATTCCTCCAATTATAGCCTGAAAAACTCTAATTTTACTTGCGGGAAATCTAATTTTAACCTTATTGGCAAGAAGTGCTGCAACAAAAGCACCAATAAACATACCTATAAGCATAACTCCAGCTTTTCTACTAAGTGGTGTTCCATCAAGTTTATAATAAGAATATTTGCTCAAGTCAGCTCCAAAAAGTTCTAAAAACTCGCCACCCCATTTTGTCATCTCACCAGTTACAGCCCAGCCACTACCAATTAATCCATAATAAGCAGTCGCAAATATAGCTAAAACTATCATGGCTTTGCCGGTATGCCAAAAATTAACCAAAAAAATTTTTTTGAATTGTTTAAACATAAAAATTCCTTAAAAAGTAATTGCTAAAACTTAGCACTTAAAAGCAGAATTATATATAAACTTAACTTAAAGTATAGTTTGAAATTATAAGTAATTATTATATTTAATTTTAGCCTCATATTTCCTAGAGGCTAAATTTTTAAAGTTTTTTAGCGTAATAAAAAGTTCTAAATGAGTTAAGTATTGCCAAAATTGTAACTCCAACATCAGCAAATATCGCCATCCAAATATTTGCAAATCCAAATATGGCAAGCACCATAACTAAAACTTTAATGCCAATTGCAAAGACTATATTTTGATAAGCGATATTTATCGTTTTTTTAGAAATTTTAATTGCAGTTTTTATTTTTGAAATGTTATTATCCATTAAGACTATATCGCTTGCCTCCATAGCCGCATCTGTTCCAAGCATAGAAATTCCAACATCCGCTCTTGCTAAAACCGGAGCATCATTTATCCCATCGCCTATATATGCAACTGTGCCGTTTTTTGAATTTTCATTTATAATTTTTTCTAAATTTGTAAGTTTATCGGCTGGAAGAAGCTCTGCATAAACTTCATCAATTTTAAGTTTTTCATTTATATTAAGTGCTACTTCAAGCCTATCACCGGTTAGCATAGCAGTTTTTATATTACTGTCTTTAAGCCATTTTATAAGTTCAAACGAGTCATTTCTTAATTCATCTTCAAAGGTTAAATATCCTGCAAATTTTCCATCAACTGCGATAAATGAAGCAGTTTCTTTTAAATTTGGAAGTTTAAATTCGCTTAAAAATTTTTTACTTCCTATTTTTATATTTTTACCAAAAATTGTAGCATTTATTCCATTTCCTGGAACTTCTTCAAGTTTTGTTATAGAGTTTTCATCTATTTTTTTATTATAAGCTTTTACTATTGAAATGCCTATTGGATGCGTGCTATATGCTTGTGCATAAGCTGCAAGTTTTAAAATTTCATCTTTTGATATAAAGCTTTCATTTACAATGTTTTTTAAAGCAAATTCTCCCTTAGTTAAAGTTCCAGTTTTATCAAAAACAAATCTTTTAACCTTTGCTAGGATTTGTAAATAGTTACTTCCTTTAACTAAAATTCCCTTTTTACTAGCTCCGCCAATTCCTCCAAAAAAGCTAAGTGGCACAGAAACTACCAGTGCGCACGGGCAAGATACAACTAAAAATATTAAAGCCTTATAAACCCACTCTTTAAAATCTCCTGCAAATATAGGAACTATAAAAGCTATAAAAAAAGCTAAACCTACGACAATAGGCGTATAAACTTTTGCAAATTTTGTGATAAATTTTTCATGACTTGATTTTTTAGCGGTCGCATCTTCAACGAGTTCTAGAATTTTACTGACTGTTGAGGTTTGAAATTCGCTTGTTACTTTAACTTCTAAAAGTCCATTTATATTTACACTTCCACTTAATATCTTAGTTCCTTTTTCAACCTCAAGAGGAAGTGATTCACCAGTTAGTGCTGATGTATCAAGAGTTGAGTTTCCAGTTGTTATGATACCATCAAGTGGAACTTTTTCTCCAGGTTTTACTACGATGATATCATCTATTTTAACATCTTCTGGATTTATTTTTTTTACGCCATTTTCTGTTTTTAAATTTGCGTAATCCGGAGCAATACTCATAGCTTCTTTTATTGATTTTCTTGATCTATTTATTGAGTAATCTTCAAACGCAACACCGATCTTATAAAATAAAATAATAGCAACCGCTTCTATTTGTTCGCCTATTAAAAACGCTCCTATTGAGGCTATTGCCATTAAAAAATTCTCGTCTAAAAATCCACCATTTTTTAAACTTTTATAAGCTTTTATAAAAATTTGAATACTTACTATCATGTAAGCAAACAATAAAAAAGCCGTTTTAAGCTCAGCATTAGAAACGATAATAGATAATACTACAAAGCTAATAGAGATTAAAATTTGTTTGATATCTTTTATTAATTCTTTATTCATTTTATACCTCCAAAACAGTGTCAGGCTCGAATTTTTTAATAATTTTTCTTATATTTTCAATGATTTCATCACTTCTATTTTCATCAAAATCAATTTTCATAGTAGTGGTAAAGAAATTAACACTTACACTATTTACGCCATCAATTTTGGCAACATTTTCTTCTATTTTTGCCGCGCAATTTGCACAATCCAAATTTTTTAAATTAAATTTTTTCATAATTTTTCCTTTTTTAAAATTTATTTTTACTCACTTATATGAGTTAAACCTTGTTTTAAAATATAGCTAATATGCTCATCTAAAAGTGAGTAATAAACAACTTTTCCATCGCGTCTGTTTTTTACAAATTTGTTTTGCTTCAATACTCGAAGCTGATGAGAAATGCTTGATTGACTCATATTTAAAAGTGCAGCTATATCGCAAACACACATTTGATTTAGGCTTAAAGCCCATAAAATTCTAACTCTTGTGCTATCTCCAAAAATTTTAAAAAAATCAGCCAATTCATTAAGCGAAGTATCATCTGGCATTTTTGTTTTTATATTTTCAACCACTTCTTTGTGTATAACTACACTTTCGCAAATTTCTTGGCTATCTTCTAAAATTTTTTCTTTTTTATCCATTACAAACTCCTATTAATCAAATTTATATATGAATATATGTTCATATGTAGAATTGTATTGAATTTATTCTTAAATTTTGATAAATTTAGCATCATTAATTTTAAAAATATAAAAAAGTGAAATAGTTTGAAATGAAAATAAGTAATAAAGGTTTAAATTTAGCTCCATTTTTTGTAACAATTGGTGCCATAAGTTATGGCATTCCTGCAACCATATATAATACTGCTTTTAAACATGGTGTAACAAGTGGAGTTTTGCTTTGCGGTATGTTTCTTTTAGGATTTATTATGTTTTTTGTGCTTGTAAAAATTCTAGCCAATAATCATAAAATTTTAAAAATTACGAAATTAAAAGTAATTATAAGTGGAAGTAGTATTGCCTTAACAAATACATTTTATATGATTTCTCTCATTCATACAAGTGTTGCTGTGAGTGCTGTTTTGCTTATGCAATCAGTTTGGATTTCTATTTTAATAGCTTGTTTTGTAAATAAAACAATGCCATCACTTTATCAAATTTGTGTTGTGGTTTGCATAATTTTTGGCACCATTTTAGCAACTGATTTACTAAATCAAAATATTAAATTTTCATATCTTGGAGCTTTTTTGGCTTTGCTTTCAGCCATAACTTATGCTTTTACTATTCAATTTACTAAAAATTTAGCCTTAAGCTTAGATCCTATTATAAAGGCAAAATTTATGTGTTTTGGGGCATTTTTAACTATTTTTATTATATTTATTATTTTAAATATTTTTGGTTTTAACTTAGATTTAAAAAATTTAGATTTAAAAATGCTTGAAAAAAGTTTTATATTTAGTCTTTTGGCTGCATTTTTTTCTCTGATTGTCCCACTTGTTACATTTTCATATTATATGAAAAAATTGCGCCCAGGAATTGGAGAGATAATAACCTCAGTTGAGCTTCCATCAGCTATATTTTTTGCCTATGTTTTTTTAAATCAAAATGTAAATTTAACTCAAATTATAGGAGTTTTAATTATTTTAATAAGTGTTGTTTTTGCAAATTATGAGAAAAAAATTAAAGATTAAAACTTTTTAAAACTCTTTTTATCCACATAGTTTTTGGTTTTATAATCTCACTTTTACTACCATTTACACTGTGATAAACTGTTGTATTATACTTTGTGGCAAAATATTTTATTAATGTTTTTTGTAAAAAAGGCTCAGTTGATGGCACAAACCAGCCATTGTTTGATATGGCAACTACAAAATTTGGTGAGTTTTTATAAATCTCAGGTCGCGTAGCCTCATAGCAAATCGCATTTGTTATTTTCGCACCATTAACTTTATAAAAGCTTACATTTTTTGCCTTTGTAAAATCCTCTGCACCGTTAAAAAAAACTTTATTAAAAATATTTTTTAAAAAATTTGGTAAAGGAATTTCTTCTCCAAAAGGAACTAAAATATACTTATCAAAACGTGATATTTTTCCATTTTGAAATAAAAAAGCTGAGTTGTAAATTTGATTATTTTCAAAAGCTAAAGCTCCGGTTAAAATAGAAATTTGAAAAGATTTTTCTTTTAGCTCTTTTTCTAAATTTTTCTCTAAATTTAAATAAGCCGCAATAGCATTTTCAGGAAAGATAATAAACTCAAAATTATTATCAATTGCTTCATCAATTTCTTTTAAAACTGCATTAATTTGTGGATTTTTATACTCATTTAGCCATTTTATATCTTGTGAGATAGTTGTATTTACAAGCTTGGTTTTAAAGCCAAAATCATAGCTGTAATTCTCAAAAATTTGAAGAGAAAGGCAAAGACAAACTATAAAAATAAAAGCTTTTTTAAATTTATTTTTTATCTCATAAAGAGCGATAATTCCTAAAAATATAAAAGCTAAACCGCGGATATTTGGCTCAAAAATACCAGGCATTAAAATTAATTCCAAATTTAGCCAGTTAAAGTTAAATGGATAAAAATAACTTATTAAAAGTAGCATTACCATTTTATAAAATTTATTATTAAGCCAGCCACATATTAAAAACAAAATCCCATATACAAAAGCTATAAACAAAATTTCCAAAGGTATTAAAAATCTGAGTCCATAAAATTTTAAAGAAAAACTAACCCAATAAAACCATAAAATTCCTATAAAAAATCCTGTAAAAAAAAATGCAGTTTTATTACAATTAAATAGCTTATAAAAGCCATATATTGCGATAAATGGCGAGATGAATTCTAAAAACAAATTATTAAAAATTCCACCAAAATTTTCAGATAAAAAGCCTAAAAATATAAAATTTGAGATAAAAACAGATATAACAAAGCCTTTTATAATTTCATTTGTGGTAAAATAACGCTTTATTAAATTTTTTATAAAGGATTTACATGGAACAAGGAAGCGTTTTAGGGACATTTTTTCCTTTCATAATCTTTGGTCTTATTTTTTATTTTTTACTTATTAGGCCACAGCAAAAACAAGCAAAAGCTCATGCTTTAATGCTTGCAGGACTTCAAAAAGGCGATAAAATAGTAACCTCTGGTGGTCTTAAATGTACGGTTATAAAACCAGGTGATGATTTTATCAAAGTTTCGCTTAATGATAGCACAATTGTTGAGATTGCAAGAACAAGTGTAGCAAGAAAAATAGAAAGATTAGAAGAGGCACCAAAAGTAGAGAAAGACTCTAAAAAACAAGAAAAGACAAAAAATGCGTAGTGGAAAAGTTACATATAGATTTATTGTTTTAATAATAACTTTTGTATTTTCTGTTATTTTTTCAATTCCTTCTTTTTTGCAAATTGACAAAATGCCAAAAATAAACTTAGGACTTGACTTACAAGGTGGACTTCACATGCTTTTAAATGTTGATTTAGATGAAGCAATAAGTTCTAAGATCAAGTCTGTAGCATCAAGTTTGAGCTATTCAGCAGGCAAAGAAGATCTTTTATATAGTGACTTAAAAATTGAAAGTAATTACTTTGAGTTTGAAGTTTTGGATAAAGATGAGATGAATAAATTTGATGCTATTTTAAATAAAATAACAGGGCTTGATATTCAAAAAAATGGTCAAATTTATAATGTTTCTTTAACTGAAAATGAGATTGCTTTAACAAAAGAATATGCTATTGATCAAGCTGTTGAGACCATAAGAAATAGAATAGATCAGTTTGGTTTAAGTGAGCCAACAGTTGCAAGACAGGGAAAAGAAGATATTTTAGTTGAGATTCCAGGAGTTAAGAGCAATGAAGATAAGCAGCGTGCAAAAGACTTAATAGCAACTTCAGCTCATTTACAACTTATGGCACTTGATGATAAAAGACAAGATAGGGCTCATCTTTTAACTAAGGCTCAAGCTGCAAGTTTTGGTGATATTATATTAAACGATGCTAAAAATCCTGAACAAAAATATGCTGTAAAGCAACTTCCAGTTTTAGACGGTTCAATGCTTGTTGATGCAAGAGTTGGATTTGATCAAGCAAATCAACCGGTTATAAATTTCACACTTAACTCTGAAGGTGCTGCAATATTTGGTGATTTTACAGGAAGCAATGTGGGAAAAAGACTTGCTATTGTTTTGGATGATAAGGTATATTCTGCACCTAGGATAAATGAAAGAATAGGTGGTGGAAGTGGTCAGATAAGTGGTGGATTTACTATGGAAGAAGCAAGAGATGTTGCAATTGCATTAAGAAGTGGAGCTCTTTTAGCCCCTGTTACAATGGGCGAAGAAAGAACTATTGGACCAAGTCTTGGTGCTGATAGTATAAAACAAAGTAGTTTTGCTTTAGCTTTAGCATCTGTTTTAATAGTGGTATTTATGGTGCTTTATTATGGTCTTGCTGGAGTTGTAGCAAATATTGCATTAGTTGTAAATATTTTATTTTTAGTTGCGATAATGGCACTTTTTGGAGCTACATTAACACTTCCTGGAATGGCCGGTATAATTTTAACCGTTGGTATGGCAGTTGATGCAAACGTTATCATCAATGAAAGAATTAGAGAGATGCTTAGACATGGAAATAGCATAAAAAATAGCATTGAAAAAGGCTATCATAAAGCAATGAGTGCTATCATCGACTCAAACTTAACTACTTTGATAACTTCAGCTGTACTTTATGCTTATGGAACAGGTCCGGTTAAAGGCTTTGCCGTTACTATGAGTATAGGTATAATAGCTTCTATGATAACAGCAATTTTAGGAACACATGGAATTTTTGATTTACTAGCAGATAAGATGGAAAGAAGCAAAAATACAAAACTTTGGTTTGGTTACAAAGTTAGAAAGGCCGAAAATGCAAATATTTGATAAAGATAAAATTTATAATTTTATGGGTGTTAGACACCTATTTTTTGCAATTTCTTTGATTTTAATGTTAGGATCTATTTTTTTACTAGGAACTCAAGGGTTAAAATTTGGAATAGATTTTTCAGGTGGAACTTTAATTCAAATAAAATATGATAGTAAAGCTCCAATTGAGGATATTAGGCATAAGCTAAATCAAGTAAATGAGTTAAAAGGTGCAAGTGTAACTGAGTTTGGAAGCAGTGAAGAAATTACTATAAGATACTCAGGATCGAATGAATCACTTGGAAAAGATGTAAGTGCTACTATTAGTCAAATTTTAAAAGATACTGGAAATTTTGAGATAAGAAGAGTTGATGTTGTTGGACCAAAAGTTGGAAATGAGCTAAAAAAAGGTGGTCTAATGGCGGTTATTATCTCACTTATTGCCATACTTATTTATCTTGGTGTGAGATTTGAGTGGAGATTTGCTCTTGCTGCTGTTCTTTCTGAAGTACATGATATTTTAGTTGTTCTTGGTTTTATCTCTTTAATGAAAATAGATGTAAATTTGGATACTTTAGCTGCAATTTTAACTATAATTGGTTATTCTTTAAATGATACGATTATTATTTTTGATAGGATTAGAGAAGGTATACAAGAAAGCAAAGAAGATTGCATAAATGGAGTTATTAACGAATCTGTTTCAAGAACTTTATCAAGAACTGTTTTAACATCATTCACCACATTAATAAGCGTTGTTGTGCTATTTTTCTTTGGCGGCGATATGATAAATGATTTTGCTTCTATTGTTATGGTAGGAGTTATTTTTGGAACTTATAGCTCTGTTTTCATTGCAAGTCAAGCTTTAATTTTATTTAAATTTAGCGTAAAAGGTTATCGTGCATTTTTAGCCGAAAAACAAAAAAGAAAAAAAGAAAAAGAAAAAATGCGTGCAATGTATGAAAAAGGCACACTTTAAGGAGTTAAAATGAATTGGGGACGAGTTGTTCATGTATTTTTTACTTTGATGAGTTTTACCACAATTGCAGGGTATTTATACATGCATAGCGGAGTTGCTTTATTTGTTGCTGCAAGTATAAATTTAATTTCAACTCTTTTAAAAATAGGCGTTAGAAATCTACTTTCCACAGAGCTTTTTGCAGCCTCTGTGGTTGCAGATTTGCATTTAATTCCAGCTTTTATAATTTATATTGTAAATCCAAATATGAATCTTATCTATTCACTAGTTATAGGTGCAGGTCTTGCAAATCTTTTTTCAATAGTTTTAACTATTATAGAAGCAGCAAAATACAAAGATGAATTTTAGGAGAAAAAATGGCTTATGAGGCTAAAGAAATAGAAAAAAAATGGCAAGAAATTTGGTTAAAAAACGGTGAGTTTGAGCCAAAAGATGATTACTCTTTGCCAAAAAAATATATTTTAAGTATGTTTCCATATCCAAGTGGGAAAATTCATATGGGGCATGTTAGAAACTATACTATTGGTGATGCTATGGCAAGATATTATAGAAATCAAGGTTTTAATGTTTTACACCCAATAGGTTTTGACAGTTTTGGAATGCCAGCTGAAAATGCCGCTATTAAACATAATATTCACCCAAGAGTTTGGACCTATGAAAATATTGATTATATGATAAAAGAACTTGATAGTTTAGGATTAAGTTTTTCCAAAAAAAGACTTTTGGCAACTTCAGACCCACTTTATACAAAGTGGGAGCAAGAGTTTTTTATAAAAATGTATGAAAAAGGCCTTGTTTATAGGAAAAATGCCGTTGTAAATTGGTGCGAGCACGATAAAACAGTCTTAGCAAATGAACAAGTTGAAGATGGAAAATGTTGGCGTTGTGGACATGAGGTAATACAAAAAAATATGCCAGGATATTATCTAAAAATTACTGATTATGCAGATGAGCTTTTAAGTGATTTAAAAAAATTAGAGGGAAAATGGCCACCTCAAGTTATTACAATGCAGGAAAATTGGATTGGTAAAAGCGAGGGTTTAGAATTTTTCTTAAAATTTGATGAAGAGAGTAGGAATTTGCTTGATGGGATTCCTGGATTTAAAGTCTTTACAACAAGAGCAGATACAATTTATGGAGTAAGCTATACTGCAGTTGCGCCTGAGCATAAAGTAGTTGAAAAGCTTTTAAGTAAAAATTTACTTGATGAAAAAACAACCAAAAAGATAAAATCCATTTTAAAGCAAAGCCCAAGACAAAGACAAGAAAGTGATAAAGATGGAGTATTTTTAAATTTATATGTTATCCATCCACTAACTAATGAAAAAATTCCTGTTTGGCTTGCAAATTTTGTTTTAGCTGATTATGGAGATGGTGCTGTTATGGCAGTTCCTGCTCATGATGAAAGAGATTATGAGTTTGCAAGTAAATTTAACCTTGTCATTAAACAAAGCATTAAACCACAAGATGGTAAATATGATAGTTCAAAAGCCTTTGTTGATGATGGAATTTTAGTTAATTCTGATGAGTTTACAGGACTAAAAAGCAAGGACGCAAGAGAAAAAATTATAGCTAAATTTGAAAATTTAGGAATTGGCAAGAAGGTTGAAAATTTTAAACTTCGTGATTGGGGGGTTAGTCGCCAAAGATATTGGGGCGCACCAATTCCAATGATTCATTGTAAAACTTGTGGTCTTGTTCCAGAAGCTTTGGAGAATTTACCAGTAACCTTGCCAGAAGATATAAAAATAACAGGTGAGGGAAATCCACTTGATAAACATCCTACTTGGAAAAGATGTAGTTGTCCAAAATGCCATAAAGAAGCAGTTAGAGAAAGTGATACTTTAGATACTTTTTTTGAAAGTAGTTGGTATTTTGCTAGATTTGCAAGCGATGAAAAAACTTGGCAAAATTCAGCTTTTGATGAAAAAAGTGTTAATTATTGGATGAATGTAGATGAGTATATCGGAGGAATTGAGCACGCGATTTTACACCTTTTATACGCAAGATTTTTTCAAAAAGCTTTAAGGGATTTGGGTTATTTAAGAGATAGTGAGCCATTTTCTAATCTTTTAACACAAGGTATGGTTTTAAAAGATGGAGCTAAAATGAGCAAAAGCAAAGGAAACACAGTTGATCCTGATGAAATAATCAAAAAATATGGCGCCGATACTGCAAGAATGTTTATTTTATTTGCTGCTCCGCCTGCAAAAGAACTTGAGTGGAATGATAGCGCTGTTGAGGGAGCTTATAAGTTTTTAAATAGACTTTATGATAGAAGCATAAATGTTCATAAAACCAATGATATTCCAAAAATCAATCACGCTTCTTTAAATAAAGAGGAAAAATATGCAAGATTGAAAGTTTATGAAGCATTAAGTAGGGCAAATGAAGTTTATACAAAAAGTTTTGCTTTTAATACTCTAATAGCAGCCTCAATGGAAGCACTAAATGCTTTAAATTTGCAAAACAATCAAGATGTTTTAACTGAAGGGTTTTGGATAATTTTAAATTTACTTGAGCCTATTGTACCTCATATTGCAAATGAGTTAAGTGATGAGCTATTTAATAGGAAGAATTTTTTTAAAATAGAAATTTTAGATGAAGTTTTTGTAAAAGATACATTAAATTTGGCAGTTACAATAAATGGAAAAAGAAGAGCTGAAATAGAGGTCGATAAAAATTTAAATCAAGATGAAATTTTAAATTTAGCTAAAGAAAAAGTTGAAAAATGGCTTCTTGATAAGACTATAATAAAAGAAATTTATGTAAAAGAAAAGTTAGTAAATTTGGTGATAAAATGAAAAAAATAGCACTTTTTTTAGCTTTATTTTTTATGGTTGGATGTGGTTACAGGCCAGTTTCTAAAATAACTTCTGATATTTTAGGAGATAGTATTTTTGTAGATGCTATTATGAGTAAGACAGATCCGCAAAATACAGTTGCTATAAAAGATGCTGTTAGAGAAGGTGTTGTTTATAGACTGCATAAAAAATTAGCCCCAAGAAATGTAGCTCAAAGCTATATAGAAGTTTCTATAAACTCTCTTAATTTTTCAGCTCTAACTTACGATCAATATGGTTATGTTACAAGCTATAGAGCAAATTTAAGTCTAAATTTTAAAACTAAGCTAAAAGATGGAAGAGTTGTAAATTTAAAAGGAACTGGCGATCATGATTTTAGAGTTACAAAGCTTTTAAAAAGTGTAAGGGACACAAGCTCAGTTATAAGCGATCAAGAGAGATACAGTGCTATACAAAATGCTTCTTTGCAAGCTTTTGATGAGTTTATAGCAGCTTTATCAATAGAGGGCTTAAAAAATGAAAATCATGAAAATATTCAAAAGTAGGTTTAAAAAAGAGTAAATGAGTTTAGAAACATATCTTAAAAATAAACCAATTTTTTATAAAAAAATAGATTATGAAAGAATGCCAAGAGCTTTTAATAGCATAAAAGACAAAATTATTTTAAAGCCAATTATCCATATAGTTGGAACAAATGGCAAAGGTTCAACTGGTAGATTTCTAACACTTTTAATAGAAAGCCTTGGCTTAAAAGTAGGGCATTATACAAGTCCACATATTTTTAAATTTAATGAAAGATTTTATAAAAATGGTGATATTGTAAGTGATGATGAGCTTAACATAGCTCATGATAAGCTACAAAATTT from Campylobacter ureolyticus includes:
- the yajC gene encoding preprotein translocase subunit YajC, giving the protein MEQGSVLGTFFPFIIFGLIFYFLLIRPQQKQAKAHALMLAGLQKGDKIVTSGGLKCTVIKPGDDFIKVSLNDSTIVEIARTSVARKIERLEEAPKVEKDSKKQEKTKNA
- a CDS encoding heavy metal translocating P-type ATPase is translated as MNKELIKDIKQILISISFVVLSIIVSNAELKTAFLLFAYMIVSIQIFIKAYKSLKNGGFLDENFLMAIASIGAFLIGEQIEAVAIILFYKIGVAFEDYSINRSRKSIKEAMSIAPDYANLKTENGVKKINPEDVKIDDIIVVKPGEKVPLDGIITTGNSTLDTSALTGESLPLEVEKGTKILSGSVNINGLLEVKVTSEFQTSTVSKILELVEDATAKKSSHEKFITKFAKVYTPIVVGLAFFIAFIVPIFAGDFKEWVYKALIFLVVSCPCALVVSVPLSFFGGIGGASKKGILVKGSNYLQILAKVKRFVFDKTGTLTKGEFALKNIVNESFISKDEILKLAAYAQAYSTHPIGISIVKAYNKKIDENSITKLEEVPGNGINATIFGKNIKIGSKKFLSEFKLPNLKETASFIAVDGKFAGYLTFEDELRNDSFELIKWLKDSNIKTAMLTGDRLEVALNINEKLKIDEVYAELLPADKLTNLEKIINENSKNGTVAYIGDGINDAPVLARADVGISMLGTDAAMEASDIVLMDNNISKIKTAIKISKKTINIAYQNIVFAIGIKVLVMVLAIFGFANIWMAIFADVGVTILAILNSFRTFYYAKKL
- the secF gene encoding protein translocase subunit SecF, translating into MQIFDKDKIYNFMGVRHLFFAISLILMLGSIFLLGTQGLKFGIDFSGGTLIQIKYDSKAPIEDIRHKLNQVNELKGASVTEFGSSEEITIRYSGSNESLGKDVSATISQILKDTGNFEIRRVDVVGPKVGNELKKGGLMAVIISLIAILIYLGVRFEWRFALAAVLSEVHDILVVLGFISLMKIDVNLDTLAAILTIIGYSLNDTIIIFDRIREGIQESKEDCINGVINESVSRTLSRTVLTSFTTLISVVVLFFFGGDMINDFASIVMVGVIFGTYSSVFIASQALILFKFSVKGYRAFLAEKQKRKKEKEKMRAMYEKGTL
- the yedE gene encoding selenium metabolism membrane protein YedE/FdhT codes for the protein MFKQFKKIFLVNFWHTGKAMIVLAIFATAYYGLIGSGWAVTGEMTKWGGEFLELFGADLSKYSYYKLDGTPLSRKAGVMLIGMFIGAFVAALLANKVKIRFPASKIRVFQAIIGGILTGFGARLAYGCNLANFFTGLPYFSLHTWFFTISMIAGIYVAVKLLNIEFFKPKAKLLRLATGKGQGLKIDKKRAKRHFIFGIVIFILFLGWFFYMFINAPELNVKNTKSMLPIALLFGFIFGFIISRGQICFTSCFRDMFLFGRTIAIKGAIIGMIISCILVYAFVLNGHSVKLVEISLGVIIGGFLFGFGIVFAGGCECGWMYRAFEGQVHFIIVGIANFIGTMILALSYDAIPSFIKSGVKINMLETFGSFGGLVLNLALFGVMGFLAYIYQRDFFKNRSF
- a CDS encoding ArsR/SmtB family transcription factor, producing MDKKEKILEDSQEICESVVIHKEVVENIKTKMPDDTSLNELADFFKIFGDSTRVRILWALSLNQMCVCDIAALLNMSQSSISHQLRVLKQNKFVKNRRDGKVVYYSLLDEHISYILKQGLTHISE
- a CDS encoding DMT family transporter, which gives rise to MKISNKGLNLAPFFVTIGAISYGIPATIYNTAFKHGVTSGVLLCGMFLLGFIMFFVLVKILANNHKILKITKLKVIISGSSIALTNTFYMISLIHTSVAVSAVLLMQSVWISILIACFVNKTMPSLYQICVVVCIIFGTILATDLLNQNIKFSYLGAFLALLSAITYAFTIQFTKNLALSLDPIIKAKFMCFGAFLTIFIIFIILNIFGFNLDLKNLDLKMLEKSFIFSLLAAFFSLIVPLVTFSYYMKKLRPGIGEIITSVELPSAIFFAYVFLNQNVNLTQIIGVLIILISVVFANYEKKIKD
- a CDS encoding heavy-metal-associated domain-containing protein → MKKFNLKNLDCANCAAKIEENVAKIDGVNSVSVNFFTTTMKIDFDENRSDEIIENIRKIIKKFEPDTVLEV
- a CDS encoding apolipoprotein N-acyltransferase; its protein translation is MSLKRFLVPCKSFIKNLIKRYFTTNEIIKGFVISVFISNFIFLGFLSENFGGIFNNLFLEFISPFIAIYGFYKLFNCNKTAFFFTGFFIGILWFYWVSFSLKFYGLRFLIPLEILFIAFVYGILFLICGWLNNKFYKMVMLLLISYFYPFNFNWLNLELILMPGIFEPNIRGLAFIFLGIIALYEIKNKFKKAFIFIVCLCLSLQIFENYSYDFGFKTKLVNTTISQDIKWLNEYKNPQINAVLKEIDEAIDNNFEFIIFPENAIAAYLNLEKNLEKELKEKSFQISILTGALAFENNQIYNSAFLFQNGKISRFDKYILVPFGEEIPLPNFLKNIFNKVFFNGAEDFTKAKNVSFYKVNGAKITNAICYEATRPEIYKNSPNFVVAISNNGWFVPSTEPFLQKTLIKYFATKYNTTVYHSVNGSKSEIIKPKTMWIKRVLKSFNL
- a CDS encoding DUF6394 family protein, whose product is MNWGRVVHVFFTLMSFTTIAGYLYMHSGVALFVAASINLISTLLKIGVRNLLSTELFAASVVADLHLIPAFIIYIVNPNMNLIYSLVIGAGLANLFSIVLTIIEAAKYKDEF
- the secD gene encoding protein translocase subunit SecD, with amino-acid sequence MRSGKVTYRFIVLIITFVFSVIFSIPSFLQIDKMPKINLGLDLQGGLHMLLNVDLDEAISSKIKSVASSLSYSAGKEDLLYSDLKIESNYFEFEVLDKDEMNKFDAILNKITGLDIQKNGQIYNVSLTENEIALTKEYAIDQAVETIRNRIDQFGLSEPTVARQGKEDILVEIPGVKSNEDKQRAKDLIATSAHLQLMALDDKRQDRAHLLTKAQAASFGDIILNDAKNPEQKYAVKQLPVLDGSMLVDARVGFDQANQPVINFTLNSEGAAIFGDFTGSNVGKRLAIVLDDKVYSAPRINERIGGGSGQISGGFTMEEARDVAIALRSGALLAPVTMGEERTIGPSLGADSIKQSSFALALASVLIVVFMVLYYGLAGVVANIALVVNILFLVAIMALFGATLTLPGMAGIILTVGMAVDANVIINERIREMLRHGNSIKNSIEKGYHKAMSAIIDSNLTTLITSAVLYAYGTGPVKGFAVTMSIGIIASMITAILGTHGIFDLLADKMERSKNTKLWFGYKVRKAENANI